One stretch of Erpetoichthys calabaricus chromosome 14, fErpCal1.3, whole genome shotgun sequence DNA includes these proteins:
- the si:ch73-364h19.1 gene encoding uncharacterized protein si:ch73-364h19.1 isoform X2: MSAAPPAPSVTPTVAVMSALGVNELTVVIATSSCMIFFIIIMVLLIIMYQKDPLCCKARHTGGRMASQQYPEAPPSYFSSSQNLMSSRVDLQSPPMAFDNPEVQGGQLFLIGPPESYHLPPLEPPLPRLPSYESVRKKDRQQHIHKMIADRFGLVAPSSADPPSYEESIRSSVAAEDEHQAGDATHGTSRSPSASGAQNDPVR, encoded by the exons ATGTCCGCCGCTCCGCCAGCACCCTCCGTGACACCGACAGTGGCCGTCATGTCCGCTCTGGGGGTCAACGAGCTCACGGTGGTGATAGCGACAA GCTCCTGTAtgatcttcttcatcatcatcatggtGCTGCTCATCATCATGTACCAGAAGGACCCGCTCTGCTGTAAAGCCAGACATACTGGGGGCCGGATGGCCAGCCAGCAGTACCCG GAGGCCCCACCAAGTTACTTCAGCAGCAGCCAAAACCTGATGAGCTCACGTGTGGACCTCCAGAGCCCCCCCATGGCGTTTGACAACCCCGAAGTGCAG GGAGGCCAGCTCTTCTTAATCGGACCCCCTGAAAGCTACCACCTGCCCCCGCTGGAGCCCCCTCTGCCACGCCTGCCATCCTACGAGAGCGTACGCAAGAAGGACCGTCAGCAGCACATTCACAAGATGATCGCGGACCGCTTTGGCCTTGTGGCCCCCTCCTCAGCCGAT CCACCCTCCTACGAAGAGTCAATCCGGAGTTCTGTCGCAGCCGAGGACGAGCACCAGGCCGGTGACGCCACACATGGCACCTCCAGGAGTCCCTCTGCTTCTGGGGCCCAGAATGACCCGGTGAGATGA
- the si:ch73-364h19.1 gene encoding uncharacterized protein si:ch73-364h19.1 isoform X1: protein MSAAPPAPSVTPTVAVMSALGVNELTVVIATSSCMIFFIIIMVLLIIMYQKDPLCCKARHTGGRMASQQYPEAPPSYFSSSQNLMSSRVDLQSPPMAFDNPEVQGGQLFLIGPPESYHLPPLEPPLPRLPSYESVRKKDRQQHIHKMIADRFGLVAPSSADQPPSYEESIRSSVAAEDEHQAGDATHGTSRSPSASGAQNDPVR, encoded by the exons ATGTCCGCCGCTCCGCCAGCACCCTCCGTGACACCGACAGTGGCCGTCATGTCCGCTCTGGGGGTCAACGAGCTCACGGTGGTGATAGCGACAA GCTCCTGTAtgatcttcttcatcatcatcatggtGCTGCTCATCATCATGTACCAGAAGGACCCGCTCTGCTGTAAAGCCAGACATACTGGGGGCCGGATGGCCAGCCAGCAGTACCCG GAGGCCCCACCAAGTTACTTCAGCAGCAGCCAAAACCTGATGAGCTCACGTGTGGACCTCCAGAGCCCCCCCATGGCGTTTGACAACCCCGAAGTGCAG GGAGGCCAGCTCTTCTTAATCGGACCCCCTGAAAGCTACCACCTGCCCCCGCTGGAGCCCCCTCTGCCACGCCTGCCATCCTACGAGAGCGTACGCAAGAAGGACCGTCAGCAGCACATTCACAAGATGATCGCGGACCGCTTTGGCCTTGTGGCCCCCTCCTCAGCCGAT CAGCCACCCTCCTACGAAGAGTCAATCCGGAGTTCTGTCGCAGCCGAGGACGAGCACCAGGCCGGTGACGCCACACATGGCACCTCCAGGAGTCCCTCTGCTTCTGGGGCCCAGAATGACCCGGTGAGATGA